The following proteins come from a genomic window of Methanocella conradii HZ254:
- the uppS gene encoding polyprenyl diphosphate synthase, producing the protein MNFKYFLWNLSVGWYEHIPILYRWYEHSIKKEVLRHPVPQHVAIIQDGNRRYAKKLGQPAEQGHLRGADTTEKVLEWCKELGIRQLTLYAFSTENFKRPENEKKALFDLFKYFCRKARDDRKTHESRLRIRSVGDISLLPQDVKDEIALTEAVTAGYDRFYLNIAVAYGGRQEIIDGARKMAMDVKNGTLSPESITESVVDRYLYFGAETRSQVDLIIRTGGDERTSNFLPWQASGNECAIYISAPYWPEFRKIDFLRAIRAYQIRERDHRIKLAVSMLKVKRHNGGLKMDEFKRGLASSLKIPLDEVEAIIRHPIVQKELARAS; encoded by the coding sequence ATGAATTTCAAGTACTTTCTGTGGAACCTATCGGTAGGCTGGTATGAGCATATACCCATACTATACCGGTGGTATGAGCATTCGATAAAGAAGGAGGTGTTGAGGCACCCGGTCCCGCAGCATGTTGCGATAATCCAGGATGGCAACCGGCGCTACGCGAAAAAGCTCGGCCAGCCCGCAGAGCAGGGCCACCTGCGCGGCGCCGACACCACGGAAAAGGTACTGGAATGGTGCAAGGAGCTGGGGATAAGGCAGCTTACGCTGTACGCGTTTTCTACGGAGAACTTTAAGCGCCCCGAGAATGAGAAAAAAGCCCTCTTCGACCTCTTTAAGTATTTTTGCCGTAAGGCTAGGGACGATAGGAAGACGCATGAGTCGAGGCTCAGGATACGCTCGGTGGGCGATATCTCCCTGCTTCCTCAGGATGTGAAGGATGAGATAGCCCTTACTGAGGCCGTCACGGCTGGCTATGACAGGTTTTACCTGAACATCGCTGTAGCCTACGGAGGCCGGCAGGAGATAATCGATGGCGCCCGGAAGATGGCAATGGACGTTAAAAACGGCACGCTGTCCCCGGAGAGCATTACGGAGAGCGTCGTGGACAGGTACCTGTACTTTGGCGCTGAGACCCGTTCGCAGGTGGACCTCATCATCCGCACTGGCGGGGATGAGCGGACCTCGAACTTCCTTCCGTGGCAGGCCAGCGGCAACGAGTGCGCAATCTACATCTCCGCCCCGTATTGGCCGGAGTTCCGCAAGATAGACTTTTTAAGGGCCATCCGTGCCTACCAGATACGTGAGAGGGACCACCGGATTAAGCTGGCGGTCAGCATGCTTAAGGTGAAGCGCCATAACGGGGGCCTTAAGATGGATGAGTTCAAGAGAGGGCTGGCATCTTCGTTGAAGATACCACTTGATGAGGTGGAGGCCATCATAAGGCATCCTATCGTTCAGAAGGAGCTTGCCAGGGCATCATGA
- a CDS encoding DUF2551 domain-containing protein, with the protein MEVVTLNSSEDELVLSRIKDYLSRDKDGRRRAVLKIFLEGGPYETKDIDDKLREQHFDVKNKGTPAMVGLMGSKTGILSVDVTGDHNMYSIKEKYKRLVKEALDDTS; encoded by the coding sequence TTGGAAGTGGTGACCCTGAATAGCTCTGAAGACGAATTGGTGCTCTCCCGCATCAAAGATTACCTGAGCAGGGATAAGGACGGCCGGCGCAGGGCCGTCCTGAAGATATTCCTGGAGGGCGGGCCATACGAGACGAAGGATATCGACGATAAGCTCAGGGAACAGCACTTTGACGTGAAAAACAAGGGCACCCCGGCCATGGTCGGGCTTATGGGCTCGAAGACGGGGATATTGAGCGTGGACGTCACGGGCGACCATAACATGTACTCCATCAAGGAGAAGTACAAGCGGCTCGTGAAAGAGGCGCTCGACGATACAAGCTGA
- a CDS encoding radical SAM protein: MSRINVDATGSMYTKMCRGCRLCCKGAKMVLFVTGACARDCFYCPLSEGRKGKDIVYANERLVKSDSDAIEEARLMSALGTGITGGEPLLRLDRTLHYIKLLKGHFGERHHIHLYTGIAPPDDVLQKLAEAGLDEIRFHPPMEEWDRFRETEFNRALNRSKDLGMDAGVEIPAIKPVPEIIAAVSKAKGFLNLNELEFSDTNYMALKERGYTLRDDTSNAAQGSEKIGHEIVLNNIANSRYCSSRFKDAVQLRERIKRVARNTARPFDEISADGTIIYGEIKGNIADALRMIKEMKTPRRLYRLYDDRIDMAWWALEGLCKARGAAGWQGSIVERYPMEGGLVVERIPL; encoded by the coding sequence ATGAGCAGGATAAATGTGGACGCTACGGGCTCCATGTACACGAAAATGTGCAGGGGCTGCCGCCTATGCTGTAAGGGCGCGAAGATGGTTTTATTCGTGACGGGAGCCTGCGCCAGGGATTGCTTCTACTGCCCGCTCTCGGAGGGGCGAAAGGGCAAGGATATCGTCTACGCCAATGAGCGGCTCGTTAAAAGCGATAGCGATGCCATAGAGGAAGCAAGGCTGATGAGCGCGCTGGGCACGGGCATCACGGGAGGGGAGCCGCTGCTCAGGCTTGACCGGACGCTGCACTATATAAAGCTTCTAAAAGGCCATTTCGGCGAGCGGCATCACATCCACCTGTACACGGGCATCGCGCCTCCTGATGATGTCCTACAGAAGCTGGCCGAAGCCGGCCTCGACGAAATCAGGTTCCATCCCCCCATGGAGGAGTGGGACCGCTTCAGGGAGACGGAGTTTAATAGGGCGCTCAATCGCTCTAAAGATCTCGGGATGGACGCGGGCGTGGAGATACCCGCCATAAAGCCTGTGCCTGAAATTATCGCCGCAGTCAGCAAGGCCAAGGGATTCCTGAACCTGAACGAGCTGGAGTTCTCGGATACGAACTACATGGCTTTGAAGGAGAGGGGCTATACCCTTAGGGATGATACATCCAATGCGGCGCAGGGGAGCGAAAAGATCGGACACGAGATAGTTTTAAATAATATAGCAAATAGTAGATATTGCTCTTCACGCTTCAAGGACGCAGTACAGCTGCGTGAGCGCATTAAACGCGTGGCGCGCAACACGGCCAGGCCCTTTGACGAGATAAGCGCTGATGGAACAATTATATACGGGGAAATTAAAGGTAATATTGCGGATGCTCTCCGTATGATAAAAGAGATGAAGACCCCACGGCGGCTGTACCGGCTATACGATGATAGGATTGATATGGCGTGGTGGGCGCTCGAAGGCCTCTGCAAGGCCCGTGGCGCTGCCGGCTGGCAGGGCTCGATCGTCGAGCGATACCCGATGGAAGGCGGGCTCGTCGTGGAGAGGATACCGTTATGA
- the mtnP gene encoding S-methyl-5'-thioadenosine phosphorylase, whose translation MVKVGIIGGSGIYNPSMFDKVEEKKVRTPFGPPSDSYMLGEIDGVETVFLSRHGRGHRYSPSTLNYRANIYGMKKLGVTHVISASAVGSLREDYRPLDIVIPDQVYDRTCKRASTFFDDIVVHIGLADPFCPELSRILYEVSSKKYRTHDKGTYLCMEGPQFSTKAESNVYRKLGFDVIGMTAQPEAKLAREAEMCFAIIATVTDYDVWHEESVTISQVIENAAKNEQAVQDIIRSSVKRLADMGDCQCRHALEGAITTSENAIPASARRKLRLLISPYIKG comes from the coding sequence ATGGTTAAGGTTGGCATAATCGGGGGTAGTGGCATCTATAACCCCTCGATGTTCGATAAGGTGGAAGAGAAGAAAGTAAGGACGCCTTTCGGGCCTCCCAGCGATTCCTATATGCTGGGCGAGATAGACGGCGTCGAGACCGTGTTCCTTTCCAGGCACGGCCGGGGCCACAGGTATTCCCCCTCGACCCTTAACTATCGCGCGAACATCTACGGCATGAAGAAGCTTGGCGTGACTCACGTCATCTCGGCCTCGGCGGTAGGCAGCCTCAGGGAGGATTACAGGCCCCTCGACATCGTTATACCCGACCAGGTATATGACCGCACGTGTAAGCGAGCCTCGACTTTCTTTGACGATATCGTGGTACACATAGGCCTTGCCGACCCCTTCTGCCCGGAACTGTCGCGCATACTCTACGAGGTCTCATCTAAAAAGTATCGCACGCATGATAAGGGCACATACCTGTGCATGGAAGGGCCCCAGTTCTCCACGAAGGCCGAGTCCAACGTCTACAGGAAGCTGGGCTTCGACGTCATCGGCATGACCGCCCAGCCCGAGGCCAAGCTGGCCCGCGAGGCGGAGATGTGCTTCGCCATAATAGCCACCGTCACTGACTACGACGTGTGGCACGAGGAGTCCGTGACCATCAGCCAGGTCATCGAGAATGCCGCGAAGAACGAGCAAGCCGTGCAGGACATCATAAGAAGCTCGGTTAAGCGGCTCGCCGACATGGGCGATTGCCAGTGCAGGCATGCCCTGGAGGGGGCCATTACCACCAGCGAGAACGCCATACCAGCAAGTGCCAGGCGAAAGCTACGCCTTTTAATAAGCCCGTATATTAAAGGCTAG
- a CDS encoding phosphoribosyltransferase, which produces MALPENFKCVITNWDYIYRLCRKISKDVRSSGYKPDVIVALARGGWFAGRVLCDFLNLSDLISLKIEHYTGTATAGGGPKIRYPVEENMIKGKNVLIVDDISDTGKSMMFAREYISRYSPKEVRTATLQHLLCSQTKADYVGEVLDEWAWVVFPWNFMEDMCDVTSQLMMKDSLKVWTIEDIKLGLKRHHQIEPTYFEITQPGRLTEVLEEMEYRGLIRSVGEGLWEPVVH; this is translated from the coding sequence ATGGCGCTTCCTGAAAATTTCAAGTGTGTCATCACTAACTGGGATTACATCTATAGGCTCTGCCGGAAAATCTCCAAGGACGTGAGAAGCTCGGGGTATAAGCCTGACGTAATAGTTGCGCTGGCAAGGGGTGGATGGTTCGCAGGAAGGGTACTGTGCGACTTCCTAAACCTGAGCGACCTCATAAGCCTCAAGATTGAGCATTATACGGGCACGGCGACGGCGGGCGGCGGCCCGAAGATAAGGTATCCGGTAGAGGAGAACATGATTAAGGGGAAGAACGTGCTAATCGTAGACGATATTTCGGACACTGGGAAGAGCATGATGTTCGCCCGCGAGTACATTTCCAGGTACAGCCCAAAGGAGGTCAGGACGGCCACCCTCCAGCACCTGCTTTGCTCCCAGACGAAGGCCGACTACGTGGGCGAAGTGCTGGACGAGTGGGCCTGGGTCGTCTTCCCCTGGAACTTCATGGAGGACATGTGCGACGTCACCAGCCAGCTCATGATGAAGGATAGCCTCAAGGTCTGGACTATAGAGGACATTAAGCTGGGCTTGAAGAGACACCACCAGATAGAGCCGACATATTTTGAGATCACCCAGCCAGGCAGGCTTACCGAAGTGCTGGAGGAGATGGAGTACAGGGGCCTCATAAGGTCGGTGGGCGAAGGCCTATGGGAGCCCGTCGTTCATTGA
- a CDS encoding DUF211 domain-containing protein has protein sequence MTGIKRLVLDVLKPHQPSILELAKAIAALKHVNGVNLSLYEVDTQTENIKITVEGVNIDFDELQRVIEDMGAVIHSIDEVAAGIKLVEEVETLQDR, from the coding sequence ATGACTGGAATTAAAAGATTGGTATTAGATGTATTGAAGCCCCATCAGCCCTCCATACTGGAGCTGGCGAAGGCAATCGCCGCTTTGAAGCACGTTAATGGCGTCAACCTTAGCCTCTACGAGGTCGATACGCAGACTGAGAACATCAAGATAACCGTCGAAGGCGTCAACATAGATTTCGACGAGCTGCAGCGCGTCATCGAGGACATGGGCGCAGTCATACACAGCATCGATGAGGTCGCAGCGGGCATAAAGCTCGTCGAGGAAGTCGAGACGCTGCAGGACCGCTGA
- a CDS encoding VIT1/CCC1 transporter family protein, whose translation MVLEESERGRYIILGTIDGILAILGIIVGLSSTTVDAGVIIKAALGGGIALCLTNGIGSYLAESAVEYGKLSEVEAALLQDLKDTRIEKMARRNIIVDSFLHGGSSFIGSLVPILPFIFIPDGIAVYASIGLAILALVMLGLFSGRISGQGYIKSAIKMVFLGAVVVIACSALRLSP comes from the coding sequence ATGGTACTAGAGGAAAGCGAGAGGGGCAGGTATATCATATTGGGGACGATTGACGGCATTTTGGCCATACTTGGCATCATCGTAGGCCTGTCCTCCACAACCGTTGACGCTGGAGTGATTATTAAGGCGGCCCTTGGCGGCGGCATCGCCCTGTGCCTGACTAACGGCATAGGCTCCTACCTGGCCGAGTCGGCGGTCGAATACGGCAAGCTGTCCGAGGTGGAGGCGGCCCTGCTTCAGGACCTCAAGGATACCAGGATAGAGAAGATGGCCAGGCGTAACATCATCGTCGACTCGTTCCTGCATGGCGGCTCCAGCTTTATAGGGTCGCTGGTGCCGATTTTGCCCTTCATCTTCATCCCGGACGGCATCGCGGTCTACGCATCCATTGGGCTTGCCATACTGGCGCTCGTCATGCTGGGCCTGTTTTCGGGCAGGATTTCCGGCCAGGGCTATATTAAGTCGGCCATAAAGATGGTGTTCCTTGGGGCAGTAGTAGTCATAGCGTGCAGCGCGCTCCGGTTGAGCCCATGA